One genomic region from Amblyraja radiata isolate CabotCenter1 unplaced genomic scaffold, sAmbRad1.1.pri S160, whole genome shotgun sequence encodes:
- the LOC116969361 gene encoding oocyte zinc finger protein XlCOF6-like, with the protein MEDQMTGHNKERRYECDVCGKACRSPSELETHRRVHTGERPFACSDCSKSFKTASDLETHRRVHTGEKPHGCSTCGKSFALLSGLRAHGPVHSSERPFTCSDCGKGFKSSKELKVHGHVHTSERPYTCSDCGKGFTQYSGLQNHQRTHTGERPYTCAQCGKGFTTSTRLLIHQRTHTGERPYTCAQCGKGFTQSSSLLVHQRSIHTGERPYTCAQCGKGFTNSTRLLIHQRIHTGERPYTCAQCGKGFTQSNSLLVHQRSTHTGERPFTCAQCGKGFTNSSSLLVHQRSTHTGERPYTCAQCGKGFTNSTTLLIHQRIHTGERPYTCAQCGKGFTQSSNLQNHQRTHTGEHPYTCAQCGKGFTNSGHLLGFTNSGALLVHQRTHTGERPYTCTQCNKGFTNSGALLVHQRTHTGERPYTCAQCGKGFTTSTRLLIHQRIHTGERPYTCAQCGKGFTQSNSLVKHQLTHTGEHPYTCAQCGKGFTCCTTLLVHQRTHTGERPYTCAQCGKGFTQSTHLLLHQRTHTGERPYTCAQCGKGFTQSSILLKHQRTHTGERPYTCAQCGKGFTQSTHLLVHQRTHTGERPYTCAQCNKGFTQSSSLQKHQRTHTGERPYTCAQCGKGFTNSSSLQKHQRTHTGERPYTCAQCGKGFTKPSNLQNHQRTHTGERPYTCAQCGKGFTQSANLLLHQRTHTGEHPYTCAQCGKGFTRSSSLQRHQHTHTG; encoded by the exons atggaggaccagatgacggggcacaacaaggagaggcgttatgagtgcgacgtgtgtggcaaggcctgccggagcccgagcgagctggagacccaccggcgggtgcacacgggagaacggccCTTTGCCTGCTCGGACTGCAGCAAGAGTTTCAAGACGGCGAGTgacctggagacccaccggcgggtgcacacgggcgagaagccccatggctgctccacctgcggcaagagctttgccttgttgtcggggctgcgggctCACGGGCCGGTGCACAGCAGTgaacggcccttcacctgctccgactgcggcaaaggcttcaagtcgtccaaggaactgaaggtgcacgggcacgtgcacaccagcgagcgcccctacacctgtagcgactgcggcaagggcttcacccagtacaGCGGCCTGCAaaatcaccagcgcacccacaccggcgagcgcccctacacctgcgcccagtgcggcaagggcttcaccacctccaccaggctgctgatacaccagcgcacccacaccggcgagcgcccctacacctgcgcccagtgcggcaagggcttcacccagtccagcagcctgctggttcaccagcgcagcatccacaccggcgagcgcccctacacctgcgcccagtgcggcaagggcttcaccaactccaccaggctgctgataCACCAGCGCATTCACACCGGTGAACGcccatacacctgcgcccagtgcggcaagggcttcacccagtccaacagcctgctggttcaccagcgcagcacccacaccggcgagcgccccttcacctgtgcccagtgcggcaagggcttcaccaactccagcagcctgctggttcaccagcgcagcacccacaccggcgagcgcccctacacctgcgcccagtgcggcaagggcttcaccaactccaccacgctgctgatacaccagcgcatccacaccggcgagcgcccctacacctgcgcccagtgcggcaagggcttcacccagtcctccaacctgcagaatcaccagcgcacccacactggcgagcacccttacacctgtgcccagtgcggcaagggcttcaccaactccggccacctgctg ggcttcaccaactctggcgccctgctggttcaccagcgcacccacaccggtgagcgcccctacacctgcacccagtgcaacaagggcttcaccaactctggcgccctgctggttcaccagcgcacccacaccggcgagcgcccctacacctgcgcccagtgcggcaagggcttcaccacctccaccaggctgctgatacaccagcgcatccacaccggtgagcgcccatacacctgtgcccagtgcggcaagggcttcacccagtccaacaGCCTGGTG aagcaccagctcacccacaccggcgagcacccctacacctgcgcccagtgcggcaagggcttcacctgctgcaccacgctgctggtgcaccagcgcacacacaccggcgaacgcccctacacctgtgcccagtgcggcaagggcttcacccagtctactCACCTACTgcttcaccagcgcacccacaccggcgagcgcccctacacctgcgcccagtgcggcaagggcttcacccagtcctccatcctgctgaagcaccagcgcacccacaccggcgagcgcccctacacctgcgcccagtgcggcaagggcttcacccagtctactcacctgctggttcaccagcgcacccacaccggcgagcgcccctacacctgcgcccagtgcaacaagggcttcacccagtccagcagcctgcagaagcaccagcgcacacacaccgGCGAACGCccttacacctgcgcccagtgcggcaagggcttcaccaattccagcagcctgcagaagcaccagcgcacccacaccggcgagcgcccctacacctgcgcccagtgcggcaagggcttcaccaagccCAGCAACCTGCAGAATcaccagcgcacacacaccggtgagcgcccctacacctgcgcccagtgcggcaagggcttcacccagtccgccAACCTGCTgcttcaccagcgcacccacaccggtgagcacccctacacctgcgcccagtgcggcaagggcttcacccgctccagcagcctgcagaGGCACCAACACACCCACACCGgctag